One region of Chanodichthys erythropterus isolate Z2021 chromosome 19, ASM2448905v1, whole genome shotgun sequence genomic DNA includes:
- the trub1 gene encoding probable tRNA pseudouridine synthase 1 — protein MAGVSTVQNGSLSKLQSLHGIFAIYKKQGPTSADVLNSLKKALLKEAGVANPNPRKRKKQPLKIGHGGTLDSNASGVLVVGIGEGTKMLTTMLAGSKKYRAVGELGKATDSLDVTGNVVEEKSYDHITKEAFEEKLKQFTGEIMQVPPLYSALKKDGKRMSVLLKQGQEVEAKPARPVTVYSLSLQDFSPPLFTIDVECGGGFYVRSLVDDLAKGLSSCAHVKELIRTKQGQFTLEEHALKEECWTLTDISQALQPCPEPSGQQKYAKNSKSMHKSGSSQSKGDDGDHNSD, from the exons ATGGCTGGTGTCTCAACTGTACAGAACGGTTCATTATCCAAACTGCAGTCTCTGCATGGTATATTTGCCATTTATAAGAAACAGGGTCCCACCTCAGCTGACGTGTTAAACTCACTGAAGAAGGCGCTTTTAAAAG AGGCAGGTGTCGCAAATCCCAACCCTCGGAAAAGGAAGAAGCAACCTTTAAAAATTGGTCATGGCGGCACCCTGGACAGCAATGCTTCTGGTGTACTTG tgGTTGGAATTGGTGAAGGAACGAAGATGCTCACCACAATGCTTGCAGGATCAAAG AAATACAGAGCTGTCGGAGAGTTAGGCAAAGCAACTGACAGTCTTGACGTCACTGGAAATGTTGTTGAAGAGAAAAGTTACG atCACATCACAAAAGAGGCTTTTGAGGAGAAGCTTAAGCAGTTTACTGGTGAAATTATGCAGGTTCCACCTCT ATATTCAGCACTGAAGAAGGATGGCAAGCGCATGTCTGTTCTTCTCAAGCAAGGTCAAGAGGTTGAGGCTAAACCTGCACGTCCAGTTACAGTGTACAGTCTCTCTTTACAAGACTTCAGCCCTCCACTTTTTACCATAG ATGTTGAGTGTGGAGGCGGGTTTTATGTCAGAAGTCTGGTTGATGATCTAGCCAAAG GTCTGTCGTCCTGTGCTCATGTCAAGGAACTGATCCGGACGAAGCAGGGTCAGTTCACATTGGAAGAACACGCATTGAAAGAAGAATGTTGGACATTGACAGACATATCACAGGCTCTGCAGCCCTGCCCAGAGCCATCAGGGCAACAAAAGTATGCCAAGAATTCAAAATCAATGCATAAATCTGGCTCATCTCAATCTAAGGGT